Proteins encoded in a region of the Dasypus novemcinctus isolate mDasNov1 chromosome 24, mDasNov1.1.hap2, whole genome shotgun sequence genome:
- the SLC35C2 gene encoding solute carrier family 35 member C2 isoform X3, with protein MGRWALDLAFAWKALLTLGLVLLYYCFSIGITFYNKWLTKSFHFPLFMTMLHLAVIFLFSALSRALVQCSSHRARVVLSWTDYLRRVAPTALATALDVGLSNWSFLYITVSLYTMTKSSAVLFILIFSLIFKLEELAPPLELVATAPRPNSERPWSWWSSSLLGASSCSPTSPRSSTWRASPWCWAPRSLAASAGPSPRCSCRRLSLGSRTPSTPCSTCSHSCSWGSSLSLPYLKVFTCPHLRKSSVSRTQGCFCGYLGASSWAGFSPLVWASLSSSWSPEPPASLSPLPAFLRKSAPCFWQLICWATRSASSTGSASPSASQA; from the exons ATGGGGAGGTGGGCCCTCGACCTGGCCTTTGCGTGGAAGGCGCTCTTGACTCTGGGGCTCGTCCTTCTCTACTACTGCTTCTCCATCGGCATCACCTTCTACAACAAATGGCTGACAAAG agcttccatttccccctcttcaTGACCATGCTGCACCTGGCCGTGATCTTCCTGTTCTCCGCCTTGTCCAGGGCGCTGGTTCAGTGCTCCAGCCACAGGGCCCGCGTGGTGCTGAGCTGGACCGACTACCTCAGAAGAGTAGCTCCCACAG CACTGGCAACGGCGCTTGACGTGGGCTTGTCCAACTGGAGCTTCCTCTACATCACCGTCTCGCT GTACACAATGACCAAATCCTCCGCTGTCCTCTTCATCTTGATCTTCTCACTGATCTTCAAGCTGGAGGAGCTG GCTCCACCTCTGGAGTTGGTTGCAACTGCTCCCCGTCCTAACAGCGAGCGGCCCTGGTCCTGGTGGTCCTCCTCATTGCTGGGGGCCTCTTCATGTTCACCTACAAGTCCACGCAGTTCAACCTGGAGGGCTTCGCCTTGGTGCTGGGCGCCTCGTTCATTGGCGGCATCCGCTGGACCCTCACCCAGATGCTCCTGCAGAAGGCTGAGCTTG GGCTCCAGAACCCCATCGACACCATGTTCCACCTGCAGCCACTCATGTTCCTGGGGCTCTTCCCTCTCTTTGCCATATTTGAAG GTCTTCACTTGTCCACATCTGAGAAAATCTTCCGTTTCCAGGACCCAGGGCTGCTTCTGCGGGTACTTGGGAGCCTCTTCCTGGGCGGGATTCTCGCCTTTGGTTTGGGCTTCTCTGAGTTCCTCCTGGTCTCCAGAACCTCCAGCCTCACTCTCTCCATTGCCGGCATTTTTAAG